A genomic stretch from Halobellus sp. LT62 includes:
- a CDS encoding DUF7562 family protein yields the protein MWRPRDDRDGTTVVCIACGASLPRSDTREYDKHGNRWERHGKSFEHLCKECYRELCHQPRGELEALLIDVEDELRPGPSVDRQTVSEADAEAHGDADSDTDSEGVSTSQAAFLSTYLEVVEARYGSIEESERDSE from the coding sequence ATGTGGCGTCCCCGGGACGATCGGGACGGAACGACGGTGGTTTGCATCGCTTGTGGCGCGTCGCTCCCGCGCTCGGACACGCGCGAGTACGACAAGCACGGCAACCGCTGGGAGCGACACGGAAAGTCCTTCGAGCACCTCTGTAAGGAGTGCTACCGCGAGCTCTGCCACCAGCCGCGCGGCGAACTCGAAGCGCTCCTGATCGATGTCGAGGACGAACTCCGCCCCGGGCCGTCCGTCGATCGACAGACGGTCTCCGAGGCCGATGCCGAAGCGCACGGTGACGCGGACAGTGATACCGATTCCGAGGGCGTATCGACGTCGCAGGCGGCTTTCCTCTCGACGTATCTCGAAGTCGTCGAAGCGCGCTACGGTTCGATAGAAGAGTCCGAACGGGACTCCGAGTGA
- a CDS encoding carbon-nitrogen hydrolase family protein, which translates to MTTVAACQLAVDDLDVDANLDAVTTRLRGLSEDVDVALFPEHALTGFVADDRIAEVALRRDGAVLRRLGTLADETETALLVGFVERSDGTLYNATAYVPPDGEPSCYRKRHLWSGEREVLEPGERRVVVDTPAGRTGLLTCYDLNFVADSAAFTRERVDALFVPGAWPATYSENWTLLLRARALDGVRWVVGAGRTGRRDLPDADSVEYAGRSLVARPDGGVHAALDRREDDLVAELDPEVVAAQRELVGIFGD; encoded by the coding sequence ATGACCACCGTCGCGGCCTGCCAGCTCGCGGTCGACGACCTCGACGTCGACGCCAACCTCGACGCTGTGACGACACGCCTTCGCGGACTCTCAGAAGACGTCGACGTCGCGCTCTTCCCCGAGCACGCGCTCACCGGCTTCGTCGCCGACGACCGAATCGCCGAGGTCGCACTCCGGCGAGACGGGGCGGTGCTCCGACGGCTCGGGACGCTCGCAGACGAGACCGAAACCGCGCTGCTCGTCGGGTTCGTCGAGCGGTCCGATGGCACGCTGTACAACGCGACGGCGTACGTTCCGCCCGACGGCGAGCCGTCGTGCTACCGGAAGCGACACCTGTGGTCGGGAGAACGGGAGGTCCTCGAACCCGGCGAGAGGCGCGTCGTCGTCGACACGCCCGCCGGACGAACCGGACTGCTCACCTGCTACGATCTCAACTTCGTCGCAGACAGCGCCGCGTTCACCCGCGAGCGGGTCGACGCGCTGTTCGTCCCGGGCGCGTGGCCCGCGACCTACAGCGAGAACTGGACGCTGCTGCTCCGCGCCCGGGCGCTCGACGGCGTCCGCTGGGTCGTCGGCGCGGGGCGAACAGGCCGCCGCGACCTCCCGGACGCCGATTCCGTCGAATACGCCGGGCGGTCGCTCGTCGCACGCCCTGACGGCGGCGTTCACGCCGCGTTAGATCGCCGGGAGGACGATCTCGTTGCCGAGTTGGATCCGGAGGTGGTCGCTGCACAACGAGAGCTCGTCGGGATCTTCGGCGATTGA
- a CDS encoding cell division protein SepF, which produces MGIMSKIISGGGQHSTDEYLDLDIEGVESARGEAGMSVKIATIGGQQDVIAIKDAVYDGDLVIADITRHTTSDSTMEHIIDDLRQVAQEVDGDIAQKGDDQIIIAPTGVGVSREKLN; this is translated from the coding sequence ATGGGGATTATGAGCAAGATCATCAGCGGGGGCGGACAGCATTCGACCGACGAGTACCTCGATCTCGACATCGAGGGCGTCGAATCCGCCCGCGGTGAGGCCGGAATGAGCGTCAAGATCGCGACGATCGGCGGCCAGCAGGATGTCATCGCTATCAAAGACGCCGTCTACGACGGCGACTTGGTCATCGCGGACATCACGCGACACACGACGAGCGACAGCACGATGGAGCACATCATCGACGACCTCCGACAGGTGGCCCAAGAGGTCGACGGCGACATCGCCCAGAAGGGCGACGATCAGATCATCATCGCGCCGACCGGCGTCGGCGTCTCCCGAGAGAAACTGAACTGA
- a CDS encoding RNA-binding protein: MQVKSRHHLRADEIDELEAAIESKTGVALGGDAYEMVELAGEPFDVVLVDGEPDVVQFDEEAFLTVQGANRHEPSRGIVTVDAGAISFVSDGADVMRPGIVEADGGIAAGDLVTIAEETHGKMLAIGRALVDGDEMTGDSGKVVESIHHVGDELFEFAV; encoded by the coding sequence ATGCAGGTCAAATCCCGCCATCACCTCCGAGCCGACGAGATCGACGAACTGGAGGCCGCAATCGAGTCGAAGACGGGCGTCGCGCTCGGGGGCGACGCCTACGAGATGGTCGAACTCGCCGGCGAGCCGTTCGACGTCGTCCTCGTCGACGGCGAACCCGACGTCGTGCAGTTCGACGAGGAGGCCTTTCTAACCGTCCAAGGCGCGAACCGACACGAGCCCAGTAGGGGAATCGTCACCGTCGACGCGGGGGCCATCTCGTTCGTCAGCGACGGCGCGGACGTGATGCGGCCGGGAATCGTCGAGGCCGACGGGGGGATCGCAGCGGGCGATCTCGTCACTATCGCCGAGGAGACCCACGGGAAGATGCTCGCGATCGGCCGCGCGCTCGTCGACGGCGACGAGATGACCGGCGATTCGGGGAAAGTCGTCGAGTCGATCCACCACGTCGGCGACGAACTCTTCGAGTTCGCGGTCTGA
- the uvrA gene encoding excinuclease ABC subunit UvrA: MSKDFIEVRGAEEHNLKDLDVRIPREAFTVVTGLSGSGKSSLAFETVYAEGQRRYIESLSAYARNFLGQMDKPQVEAVEGLSPAISIDQKNAANNPRSTVGTVTELHDYLRLLYARVGTQYDPITGEEVGEQSAQDMVSQLLELPEGTRAKIAAPVARDQKGAFEDLFEELVAEGYARVEVDGEEYDLTLDKPDLDKNYDHTIDVIVDRVKIDPASRSRLADSVETALEEADGVLKVIVPDPPEDVPFASNTRSTGALAGEGDDRLVVEFSEELGNPNSDFQFSEIETRSFSFNSPHGACPACEGLGQTKEIDEDLVVRDSSKPIKHVFEAWSYNRSYYRTRLDSVAVHFGVSVDTPFEDLDEDVQRQFLYGTDREVVFERQTRNGTRRKTKRFEGVIPNLERRHVETDSESTREHIEDYMAVTTCPECEGTRLKEQSRHVLVAGTSITEVNRMSIGDALAHFEGLEAELTERERTIATEILKEIRARLGFMEEVGLEYLTLDREASTLSGGESQRIRLATQVGSGLVGVLYVLDEPSIGLHQRDNDRLLDTLEGLRDLGNTLLVVEHDEETMRRADNVIDMGPGPGKRGGEIVAHGDFDDIVESEGSVTGDYLAGRKEIPVPEDRRESDSALRIRGARQHNLKNLDVSIPIGQFTAVTGVSGSGKSTLMHEILYKGLAREMNDNTSVDPGDHDAIEGIDEIETVRLIDQSPIGRTPRSNPATYTGVFDHIRNLFAETKLSKQRGYEKGRFSFNVKGGRCEACGGQGTVKIEMNFLSDVYVPCEECDGARYNDETLDVEYKGKTIADVLDMEVSEALAFFEANTQLRRRLQLLEDVGLGYMTLGQPSTTLSGGEAQRVKLAEELGKKQTGDTLYLLDEPTTGLHKEDERKLIEVLQRLTDNGNTVVVVEHELDLVKNADNIVDLGPEGGEGGGEVVATGTPEDVARTEESHTGRYLRDLLPAVEVEGPRSDRRKPAAPMNDD; encoded by the coding sequence ATGAGCAAGGACTTCATCGAGGTTCGCGGTGCCGAAGAGCACAATCTGAAGGACCTCGACGTCCGGATTCCGCGCGAGGCGTTCACCGTCGTCACCGGTCTCTCGGGGTCGGGGAAATCGTCGCTCGCGTTCGAGACAGTTTACGCCGAGGGTCAGCGGCGCTACATCGAGTCGCTGTCGGCGTACGCCCGCAACTTCCTCGGGCAGATGGACAAACCGCAGGTCGAGGCCGTCGAGGGCCTCTCGCCGGCAATCTCCATCGACCAGAAGAACGCCGCCAACAACCCCCGCTCGACCGTCGGGACGGTGACCGAACTGCACGACTACCTCCGCCTCCTGTACGCCCGCGTCGGGACGCAGTACGACCCGATAACGGGCGAGGAGGTCGGCGAGCAGTCGGCACAGGATATGGTCAGTCAGCTTTTGGAACTTCCAGAAGGTACCCGCGCGAAGATCGCCGCGCCGGTCGCTCGCGACCAGAAGGGCGCGTTCGAGGATCTCTTCGAAGAACTCGTCGCCGAGGGGTACGCGAGAGTCGAAGTCGACGGCGAGGAGTACGATCTCACGCTCGACAAACCCGACCTCGACAAGAACTACGACCACACGATCGACGTGATCGTCGACCGCGTGAAGATCGATCCGGCGAGTCGCTCGCGGCTGGCCGACTCCGTCGAGACCGCGCTCGAAGAGGCCGACGGCGTCCTGAAGGTGATCGTCCCCGATCCGCCCGAAGACGTCCCGTTCGCCTCTAACACCCGTTCGACGGGCGCGCTCGCGGGCGAGGGAGACGATCGGCTCGTCGTCGAGTTCTCCGAGGAGCTCGGGAACCCCAACTCGGACTTCCAGTTTTCGGAGATCGAGACGCGCTCGTTCTCCTTCAACAGCCCGCACGGGGCCTGTCCCGCCTGCGAGGGACTCGGTCAGACCAAAGAGATCGACGAGGACCTCGTCGTCCGCGACTCCTCGAAGCCGATCAAGCACGTCTTCGAGGCGTGGTCGTACAACCGCTCGTACTACCGAACGCGGCTGGACTCCGTCGCGGTGCACTTCGGCGTGAGCGTGGATACGCCGTTCGAGGACCTCGACGAGGACGTCCAGCGGCAGTTCCTCTACGGCACCGACAGGGAGGTCGTCTTCGAGCGCCAGACCAGAAACGGCACCCGTCGGAAGACCAAGCGCTTCGAGGGCGTCATCCCGAACCTCGAACGACGCCACGTCGAGACCGACTCGGAATCGACGAGAGAGCACATCGAGGACTATATGGCCGTCACAACCTGCCCCGAGTGCGAGGGCACGCGCCTGAAAGAGCAGTCCCGACACGTCCTCGTCGCCGGGACGTCGATCACGGAGGTCAACCGGATGAGCATCGGCGACGCCCTGGCGCACTTCGAGGGGCTGGAGGCCGAACTCACCGAGCGCGAGCGGACGATCGCCACGGAGATCCTCAAGGAGATCCGCGCGCGGCTCGGATTCATGGAGGAAGTCGGGTTGGAGTACCTCACACTCGACCGCGAGGCGTCGACCTTATCCGGCGGAGAGAGCCAGCGCATCCGCCTCGCCACGCAGGTCGGCTCCGGCCTCGTCGGCGTCCTCTACGTGCTCGACGAGCCCTCGATCGGGTTGCACCAGCGCGACAACGACCGCCTGCTCGACACCCTCGAAGGCCTGCGCGACCTCGGAAACACGCTGCTCGTCGTCGAGCACGACGAGGAGACGATGCGCCGCGCCGACAACGTCATCGATATGGGCCCCGGCCCGGGCAAACGCGGCGGCGAGATCGTCGCTCACGGGGATTTCGACGACATCGTCGAAAGCGAGGGATCGGTCACGGGCGATTACCTCGCGGGCCGAAAGGAGATCCCCGTCCCCGAGGATCGCCGCGAGTCCGATTCGGCGCTCCGGATCCGCGGCGCGCGCCAGCACAACCTGAAGAACCTCGACGTCTCGATCCCGATCGGACAGTTCACCGCGGTCACCGGGGTCTCCGGGTCCGGGAAGTCGACGCTGATGCACGAGATCCTGTATAAGGGCCTCGCGCGCGAGATGAACGACAACACCTCGGTCGATCCCGGGGATCACGACGCCATCGAGGGGATCGACGAGATCGAGACGGTCAGGCTGATCGATCAGTCGCCGATCGGACGAACGCCCCGCTCGAACCCCGCGACGTACACTGGCGTCTTCGATCACATCCGAAACCTGTTCGCGGAGACGAAGCTCTCGAAGCAGCGCGGCTACGAGAAGGGCCGCTTCTCGTTCAACGTGAAGGGCGGCCGGTGTGAGGCCTGCGGCGGGCAGGGGACCGTGAAAATCGAGATGAACTTTCTTTCCGACGTCTACGTCCCCTGCGAGGAGTGCGACGGCGCGCGCTACAACGACGAGACGCTCGACGTGGAGTACAAAGGAAAGACGATCGCCGACGTGCTCGATATGGAGGTATCGGAGGCGCTGGCGTTCTTCGAGGCCAACACACAGCTCCGACGTCGGCTCCAGTTACTGGAGGACGTCGGCCTCGGCTATATGACGCTCGGACAGCCGTCGACGACGCTCTCCGGCGGCGAGGCCCAGCGCGTCAAACTCGCCGAAGAGCTGGGGAAAAAGCAGACCGGCGACACGCTCTATCTGCTCGATGAGCCCACGACAGGCCTGCACAAAGAAGACGAGCGGAAGCTGATCGAAGTGCTCCAGCGGCTCACCGACAACGGCAACACCGTCGTCGTCGTCGAGCACGAACTCGACTTGGTGAAGAACGCGGACAACATTGTCGACCTCGGTCCCGAGGGCGGCGAGGGCGGCGGCGAGGTCGTCGCTACCGGAACCCCCGAGGACGTCGCGCGCACCGAGGAGTCGCACACGGGGCGGTACCTGCGCGACCTCCTGCCGGCGGTCGAGGTCGAGGGACCGCGCTCCGATCGGCGAAAGCCCGCCGCGCCGATGAACGACGACTGA
- the arcS gene encoding archaeosine synthase subunit alpha: protein MTDYFEIHGRDGAARLGELRLSDPLTTPALVDDSIDDAGSRWTDERGIPKGYREILTVLPHRAFPAGTDERVQETFAVDYPDVDYPSAAVVTAETAADYGADAYILSNAPGFVGHASAFREQIIAAREALPADTALYLSGVATPRNAATLVYAGVDLLDAKKARVRGLEGFYLTSEGEYFLEDLDELPCNCPACQGKRLDVDPDEAETNAARAAAFDRGDCADHNEYALKSELATVRRRIRDGRLRDYIEGQARHDQWLTAAFREFDGQYGYIEERTPVIRDTELSAATEDTLRRVEIQRFAERVTGRYRNRFENPLVLVPCSATKPYSESQSHSQFHDAIQYRAHHASMTSPIGVVPMELELTYPAQHYDSVVTGRWSEDEKSFVARVLRRYLERNEYPRVIAHVPDGGYRDIAERVASEVDVEFEYTVEEHPTTTESIANLMSTLDGELKYGKRERQHNVVKAIADYQFGPGAGDELFADVELKTKSRYPKLQVRDENGEDDDGGEGAQLATMVPQYGVLSFTLDGARVWDDSDAPTKRVEIDGFVPHGSVLAPGVVDADEDIRVGDEVVVEGPKAFAVGRAQMFGSEMVESTRGEAVQVRHVEEK, encoded by the coding sequence GTGCTGCCGCACCGCGCGTTTCCGGCCGGCACCGACGAGCGCGTCCAAGAGACGTTCGCGGTCGACTATCCCGACGTCGACTACCCGAGCGCTGCGGTCGTGACCGCCGAGACCGCCGCGGACTACGGTGCCGACGCGTACATCCTCTCGAATGCGCCCGGGTTCGTCGGCCACGCGTCGGCGTTCCGCGAGCAGATCATCGCCGCGCGCGAGGCGCTGCCCGCTGACACGGCGCTGTATCTCTCCGGCGTCGCGACGCCTCGGAACGCCGCGACGCTCGTCTACGCCGGCGTGGACCTCCTCGACGCGAAGAAAGCGCGCGTTCGTGGCTTGGAGGGGTTCTACCTCACGAGCGAGGGCGAGTACTTCCTCGAAGACCTCGATGAGTTGCCGTGTAACTGCCCGGCGTGTCAGGGCAAACGTCTGGACGTCGACCCCGACGAGGCCGAGACCAACGCCGCCCGCGCTGCCGCCTTCGACCGGGGGGACTGCGCCGATCACAACGAGTACGCGCTGAAATCCGAACTCGCGACCGTCCGACGACGGATCCGCGACGGCCGACTCCGCGATTACATCGAGGGACAGGCGCGTCACGATCAGTGGCTCACCGCGGCGTTCCGCGAGTTCGATGGGCAGTACGGGTACATCGAGGAACGCACGCCGGTCATCCGCGACACGGAGCTCTCGGCGGCGACCGAAGACACCCTCCGGCGCGTCGAGATCCAGCGCTTCGCCGAGCGCGTGACGGGGCGCTACCGCAACCGCTTCGAGAATCCGCTCGTCCTCGTTCCCTGCTCGGCGACGAAGCCCTACAGCGAATCGCAGAGCCACTCGCAGTTCCACGACGCGATCCAGTACCGCGCCCATCACGCGTCGATGACCTCGCCGATCGGCGTCGTCCCGATGGAGTTAGAGCTCACCTATCCCGCCCAGCACTACGACTCGGTCGTGACGGGCCGGTGGTCCGAAGACGAGAAGTCGTTCGTCGCGCGCGTGCTCCGGCGCTACCTCGAACGCAACGAGTACCCGCGGGTGATCGCGCACGTCCCCGACGGCGGCTACCGCGACATCGCAGAACGCGTCGCGAGCGAGGTCGACGTCGAGTTCGAGTACACCGTCGAGGAGCACCCGACGACGACGGAGTCGATCGCGAACCTGATGTCGACGCTCGACGGCGAGTTGAAGTACGGCAAGCGGGAGCGCCAGCATAACGTCGTAAAGGCCATCGCGGACTACCAGTTCGGCCCGGGCGCAGGAGATGAACTGTTCGCGGACGTGGAGCTGAAAACAAAGAGTCGCTATCCGAAGCTACAGGTACGCGACGAGAACGGCGAGGACGACGACGGCGGCGAGGGCGCGCAGCTCGCGACGATGGTCCCGCAGTACGGCGTGCTCTCGTTCACCCTCGACGGCGCGCGCGTCTGGGACGACTCCGACGCCCCGACGAAGCGCGTCGAGATCGACGGGTTCGTCCCGCACGGCAGCGTGCTCGCGCCGGGCGTCGTCGACGCCGACGAGGACATCCGCGTCGGCGACGAGGTCGTCGTCGAGGGGCCGAAGGCCTTCGCCGTCGGCCGCGCGCAGATGTTCGGATCGGAAATGGTCGAATCGACGCGCGGCGAGGCGGTGCAGGTGCGGCACGTCGAAGAGAAGTAA